A genomic region of Gadus macrocephalus chromosome 5, ASM3116895v1 contains the following coding sequences:
- the galcb gene encoding galactocerebrosidase isoform X2: MISFILLLCRFFTIALCVTDQYVLDDKVGLGRVFDGIGGLSGGGATSRLLVNYAEPYRSQILDYLFKPNFGASLHILKVEIGGDAQTTDGTEPSHMHYENDENFFRGYEWWLMKEAKKRNPNITLIGLPWAFPGWVGHGKNWPYDYPDITATYVVSWIIGAKQYHDLDINYVGIWNERNFDSKYIKVLRDMLDKVGLTDIGIIAADGDWNIVNSMVVDPYLNDAVEVVGAHYPGTTTVLEALKTQKKLWSSEDYSTFNNEVGGGCWARVLNQNYVNGLMTATISWNLVASYYGELPFGRDGLMTAQEPWSGSYVVESPIWISAHTTQFTQPGWTYLQTVGHLAHGGSYVALTNGKGDLTVVIETMTHDHSVCVRPPLPAFNVTSQNTTFQLKGSFASLAQLQVWRSRFNFKTQKPTFFERLSPLKLSDGSFTLNLGEDEVYTLTSLTSGLKGSFPDPPPSAPFPTTYKDDFNVANPPFTEAPDFADQTGVFEYHINLTDPGPHVFTLRQVVTQRPVTWATDADQTISVIGNYKWENLTVSCDVFMETVKTGGVFIAARVDKGGQSVRSAKGLFYWIFSDGSYKVTNDLAGQTVLAEGLSGTRAFGWHTLTLSIKGQYATGLLNGYPLWKNAVVLGPKNGWAAIGTKSFELAQFDNFAVKAE; encoded by the exons ATGATATCCTTTATACTATTATTATGTCGATTCTTTACAATAGCACTTTGTGTAACAGATCAGTATGTGTTAGACGACAAAGTAGGACTCGGGAGGGTGTTTGACGGCATTGGAGGTTTGAGTGGCGGAGGG GCAACGTCTCGCTTACTTGTGAATTACGCAGAGCCGTACCGCAGTCAGATATTGGATTACCTTTTCAAG CCAAACTTTGGGGCCTCTTTGCACATACTAAAGGTGGAAATTGGAGGCGATGCACAAACCACAG ATGGCACAGAGCCATCTCACATGCACTATGAAAACGACGAGAACTTCTTCCGGGGTTATGAGTGGTGGCTCATGAAAGAGGCCAAGAAGAGGAACCCCAACATAACACTTATTG GTTTGCCATGGGCCTTTCCGGGCTGGGTTGGTCATGGGAAGAACTGGCCCTATGACTACCCTGACATCACTGCCACTTACGTGGTTTCCTGGATCATTGGAGCCAAACAGTACCACGACCTGGACATCAACTATGTTGGG ATTTGGAACGAGCGCAACTTTGACAGCAAGTATATAAAG GTGCTCCGGGACATGTTGGATAAAGTGGGCCTTACTGATATCGGTATCATTGCTGCTGACGGTGATTGGAACATCGTCAATTCTATGGTGGTTGACCCCTACCTCAACGATGCAGTTGAAGTGGTTGG GGCCCACTACCCAGGCACCACCACTGTGCTGGAGGCTCTAAAGACCCAGAAGAAGCTGTGGTCATCGGAGGACTACAGCACCTTCAACAACGAAGTCGGTGGAGGCTGCTGGGCGCGAGTCCTTAACCAGAACTACGTCAATGGCCTCATGACTGC CACCATATCGTGGAACCTGGTGGCCAGCTACTACGGGGAGCTGCCGTTTGGCAGGGACGGGCTGATGACGGCACAGGAGCCCTGGAGCGGCAGCTACGTGGTGGAGTCCCCCATATGGATCTCAG CCCACACGACCCAGTTCACCCAGCCCGGGTGGACCTACCTGCAGACTGTGGGGCATCTAGCGCACGGTGGGAGCTACGTGGCTCTAACTAATGGCAAAGGCGACCTCACGGTTGTTATAGAAACCATG ACTCATGACCATTCAGTCTGCGTAAGGCCTCCACTACCAGCGTTCAATGTGACATCCCAAAATACAACATTCCAGCTGAAAGGCTCCTTT GCCTCTCTCGCACAATTACAAGTATGGCGGTCAAGATTTAACTTCAAGACACAAAAGCCAACGTTTTTTGAAAGACTTTCACCGCTCAAG CTCTCTGACGGTTCGTTCACCTTGAATCTGGGGGAGGATGAGGTTTACACGCTCACTAGCCTCACCAGCGGTCTGAAAGGCAGCTTCccagaccctcccccctccgcacCCTTCCCCACAACATACAAGGATGACTTTAATGTCG CCAACCCTCCCTTCACGGAGGCGCCGGACTTTGCCGACCAGACGGGGGTGTTTGAGTACCACATCAACCTCACCGACCCGGGGCCTCATGTCTTCACCTTGCGCCAAGTTGTGACCCAGAGGCCGGTCACCTGGGCAACCGACGCGGACCAGACCATCAGTGTCATCGGGAACTACAAATG GGAGAACCTCACTGTATCCTGTGATGTGTTTATGGAAACGGTGAAGACTGGTGGAGTGTTCATCGCTGCCAGAGTAGACAAAGGAGGGCAGTCAGTCCGAAGCGCAAAAGGGCTCTTCTACTGGATCTTCTCAGATGGGAGCTACAAAGTCACCAATGATCTCG CTGGTCAAACCGTGCTTGCTGAGGGGCTGTCTGGCACCAGGGCTTTTGGTTGGCACACATTAACACTGAGCATAAAG GGCCAGTATGCTACGGGTTTGCTCAACGGGTATCCATTATGGAAGAACGCTGTGGTATTGGGACCAAAGAATGGATGGGCTGCCATAGGGACAAAGTCATTTGAACTTGCTCAATTTGACAACTTTGCTGTGAAGGCAGAGTGA
- the galcb gene encoding galactocerebrosidase isoform X1 — protein MISFILLLCRFFTIALCVTDQYVLDDKVGLGRVFDGIGGLSGGGATSRLLVNYAEPYRSQILDYLFKPNFGASLHILKVEIGGDAQTTDGTEPSHMHYENDENFFRGYEWWLMKEAKKRNPNITLIGLPWAFPGWVGHGKNWPYDYPDITATYVVSWIIGAKQYHDLDINYVGIWNERNFDSKYIKLLRYTLDKSGLESVRIIASDNLWEPISLFMLLDQELRRAVDVIGAHYPGTTTVLEALKTQKKLWSSEDYSTFNNEVGGGCWARVLNQNYVNGLMTATISWNLVASYYGELPFGRDGLMTAQEPWSGSYVVESPIWISAHTTQFTQPGWTYLQTVGHLAHGGSYVALTNGKGDLTVVIETMTHDHSVCVRPPLPAFNVTSQNTTFQLKGSFASLAQLQVWRSRFNFKTQKPTFFERLSPLKLSDGSFTLNLGEDEVYTLTSLTSGLKGSFPDPPPSAPFPTTYKDDFNVANPPFTEAPDFADQTGVFEYHINLTDPGPHVFTLRQVVTQRPVTWATDADQTISVIGNYKWENLTVSCDVFMETVKTGGVFIAARVDKGGQSVRSAKGLFYWIFSDGSYKVTNDLAGQTVLAEGLSGTRAFGWHTLTLSIKGQYATGLLNGYPLWKNAVVLGPKNGWAAIGTKSFELAQFDNFAVKAE, from the exons ATGATATCCTTTATACTATTATTATGTCGATTCTTTACAATAGCACTTTGTGTAACAGATCAGTATGTGTTAGACGACAAAGTAGGACTCGGGAGGGTGTTTGACGGCATTGGAGGTTTGAGTGGCGGAGGG GCAACGTCTCGCTTACTTGTGAATTACGCAGAGCCGTACCGCAGTCAGATATTGGATTACCTTTTCAAG CCAAACTTTGGGGCCTCTTTGCACATACTAAAGGTGGAAATTGGAGGCGATGCACAAACCACAG ATGGCACAGAGCCATCTCACATGCACTATGAAAACGACGAGAACTTCTTCCGGGGTTATGAGTGGTGGCTCATGAAAGAGGCCAAGAAGAGGAACCCCAACATAACACTTATTG GTTTGCCATGGGCCTTTCCGGGCTGGGTTGGTCATGGGAAGAACTGGCCCTATGACTACCCTGACATCACTGCCACTTACGTGGTTTCCTGGATCATTGGAGCCAAACAGTACCACGACCTGGACATCAACTATGTTGGG ATTTGGAACGAGCGCAACTTTGACAGCAAGTATATAAAG CTCCTGCGCTACACTCTAGACAAGAGTGGCTTGGAGAGTGTCAGGATCATAGCCAGCGATAACCTGTGGGAGCCCATTAGCCTGTTCATGCTGCTCGACCAGGAGCTCCGACGAGCCGTAGACGTGATAGG GGCCCACTACCCAGGCACCACCACTGTGCTGGAGGCTCTAAAGACCCAGAAGAAGCTGTGGTCATCGGAGGACTACAGCACCTTCAACAACGAAGTCGGTGGAGGCTGCTGGGCGCGAGTCCTTAACCAGAACTACGTCAATGGCCTCATGACTGC CACCATATCGTGGAACCTGGTGGCCAGCTACTACGGGGAGCTGCCGTTTGGCAGGGACGGGCTGATGACGGCACAGGAGCCCTGGAGCGGCAGCTACGTGGTGGAGTCCCCCATATGGATCTCAG CCCACACGACCCAGTTCACCCAGCCCGGGTGGACCTACCTGCAGACTGTGGGGCATCTAGCGCACGGTGGGAGCTACGTGGCTCTAACTAATGGCAAAGGCGACCTCACGGTTGTTATAGAAACCATG ACTCATGACCATTCAGTCTGCGTAAGGCCTCCACTACCAGCGTTCAATGTGACATCCCAAAATACAACATTCCAGCTGAAAGGCTCCTTT GCCTCTCTCGCACAATTACAAGTATGGCGGTCAAGATTTAACTTCAAGACACAAAAGCCAACGTTTTTTGAAAGACTTTCACCGCTCAAG CTCTCTGACGGTTCGTTCACCTTGAATCTGGGGGAGGATGAGGTTTACACGCTCACTAGCCTCACCAGCGGTCTGAAAGGCAGCTTCccagaccctcccccctccgcacCCTTCCCCACAACATACAAGGATGACTTTAATGTCG CCAACCCTCCCTTCACGGAGGCGCCGGACTTTGCCGACCAGACGGGGGTGTTTGAGTACCACATCAACCTCACCGACCCGGGGCCTCATGTCTTCACCTTGCGCCAAGTTGTGACCCAGAGGCCGGTCACCTGGGCAACCGACGCGGACCAGACCATCAGTGTCATCGGGAACTACAAATG GGAGAACCTCACTGTATCCTGTGATGTGTTTATGGAAACGGTGAAGACTGGTGGAGTGTTCATCGCTGCCAGAGTAGACAAAGGAGGGCAGTCAGTCCGAAGCGCAAAAGGGCTCTTCTACTGGATCTTCTCAGATGGGAGCTACAAAGTCACCAATGATCTCG CTGGTCAAACCGTGCTTGCTGAGGGGCTGTCTGGCACCAGGGCTTTTGGTTGGCACACATTAACACTGAGCATAAAG GGCCAGTATGCTACGGGTTTGCTCAACGGGTATCCATTATGGAAGAACGCTGTGGTATTGGGACCAAAGAATGGATGGGCTGCCATAGGGACAAAGTCATTTGAACTTGCTCAATTTGACAACTTTGCTGTGAAGGCAGAGTGA